A window of the Lactuca sativa cultivar Salinas chromosome 5, Lsat_Salinas_v11, whole genome shotgun sequence genome harbors these coding sequences:
- the LOC111881906 gene encoding heparanase-like protein 3, which yields MGSLNFQMGVCILVLLISFSCNLVDSQTEAVTDVVEGILVINGKSSIAKIDSDFICATMDWWPPEKCDYGTCSWGHASLLNVDLNNKIFQNAIKAFSTLKIRLGGTLQDKLIYQTEYDIQKPCNQFSKNNSMLFGWTNGCLPLSRWDQLNTFFKDTGANIIFGLNALSGKTIQADGSATGAWDSANSEYLMRYTVKKNYTMYAWELGNELSGSGVGTRVSASQYAFDTRTLANIVQEIYEGVEIKPRIIAPGGFFDANWFKEFVDKTPEILDIITHHIYNLGPGVDQHLVEKILDPSYLDGEADTFRQLESILKTSVTSASAWVGEAGGAYNSGHNLVTNAFVFSFWYLDQLGMSSVYDTKTYCRQTLIGGNYGLLNTTTFEPNPDYYSALLWHRLMGRKVLSTNFTGTKKIRSYAHCAKESTGITVLLINLDNTTTVDVSLSSYMNWKREHKLRSLVHHHHHKVNNPRNNKTGGIGTREEYHLTPKNGDLHSQVMKLNGKELEITSSQEIPPLEPIYVNSSMPIRVAPFSIVFAHIPHLTFYACSSSD from the exons ATGGGTTCTTTGAATTTTCAAATGGGTGTTTGCATTTTGGTTCTTTTGATCAGTTTCAGTTGCAATCTTGTGGATTCGCAAACTGAAGCTGTAACTGATGTAGTTGAGGGTATTCTTGTCATTAATGGAAAAAGTTCAATTGCAAAGATTGATAGCGACTTTATTTGTGCGACTATGGATTGGTGGCCACCTGAGAAGTGTGATTATGGCACATGTAGCTGGGGTCATGCTTCCCTCCTCAATGTG GATCTAAACAACAAAATTTTCCAGAATGCCATCAAAG CTTTCTCAACATTAAAGATCAGATTAGGAGGAACATTACAAgacaaacttatttaccaaacaGAATACGATATCCAAAAACCATGCAATCAATTCTCAAAAAACAACTCAATGTTATTCGGTTGGACTAATGGATGCCTACCTTTATCCAGATGGGATCAACTCAACACATTCTTTAAAGACACAGG GGCtaatattatttttggattaaACGCACTTTCTGGGAAGACAATACAAGCAGATGGATCAGCTACAGGAGCTTGGGACTCTGCAAATTCTGAATATTTAATGCGTTATACAGTTAAAAAGAATTACACCATGTATGCATGGGAACTTG ggAATGAGTTGAGTGGAAGTGGAGTTGGAACAAGAGTATCAGCATCTCAATATGCTTTTGACACAAGAACCCTAGCAAACATAGTTCAAGAAATCTATGAAGGTGTTGAGATTAAACCAAGGATAATTGCACCTGGTGGTTTTTTTGATGCTAATTGGTTCAAGGAGTTTGTTGACAAAACACCCGAAATTCTAGACATAATCACTCATCACATATACAATCTTGGCCCAG GGGTAGATCAACATCTTGTTGAAAAGATACTGGATCCATCTTATCTTGATGGAGAAGCTGATACATTTAGGCAACTTGAAAGTATTCTCAAGACTTCTGTAACATCTGCTTCTGCTTGGgttggtgaagctggtggtgctTATAACAGTGGACATAATCTTGTCACAAATGCATTTGTGTTTAGTTTCTG GTACTTGGATCAGCTAGGGATGTCTTCTGTTTATGACACGAAAACGTACTGTAGACAAACGTTGATAGGAGGAAACTATGGTTTGCTCAACACTACAACGTTTGAACCAAATCCAGATTACTAcag TGCCCTTCTTTGGCATCGGTTGATGGGTAGAAAGGTCCTTTCCACAAATTTTACAGGGACCAAGAAAATACGATCTTACGCACATTGCGCCAAAGAATCT ACGGGAATAACGGTTTTACTGATCAATCTAGACAACACAACTACAGTGGATGTAAGTTTGTCTTCATATATGAATTGGAAGAGGGAGCATAAACTAAGATCTCttgttcatcatcatcatcataaagTAAACAATCCAAGAAATAACAAGACTGGTGGAATAGGGACAAGAGAAGAATATCATTTAACACCAAAAAATGGGGATTTACATAGTCAAGTAATGAAGCTTAATGGAAAAGAGTTGGAAATAACTTCATCTCAAGAGATTCCACCATTGGAGCCTATATATGTGAACTCTTCAATGCCTATACGTGTTGCTCCTTTTTCTATTGTATTTGCTCATATTCCTCATCTTACTTTCTATGCTTGTAGTAGTAGTGATTAA
- the LOC111881907 gene encoding probable anion transporter 6, chloroplastic, giving the protein MAKLFTFRPDTNLSCLSQHKFRRSSNKRFLKPSSSPCLLNSRSLKVSCSIREKENIAENERISPIVTGLKVDDELGEKPGIGIEKLGLENLSWPPWKNVPQRYKLIGTTSLAFVICNMDKVNLSIAIIPMSHQFGWSSSVAGLVQSSFFWGYALSQLPGGWLSKIFGGRIVLQFGVLTWSLATALVPVVAGFMPGLVFSRILVGIGEGVSPSAATDLIARLIPLEERSRAVSFVFGGLSVGSVLGLLLAPPLIESFGWESVFYMFGLFGIMWFLGFQFVAEDQPSINSGSLSRSQSNPKPKSWETSMEEFGGSLNVPWKSFFQSKAVWAMIYAHFCGSWGHYCCLSWLPTYFSEELDLNLTEAAWVSVLPPLASVVVTSFASQFADNLISNGVDTTVVRKICQTIAFLSPAACMILSSVDLGLPPWEVVTILTAGLALSSFALSGLYCTHQDISPEYASILLGITNTVGAVPGIVGVALTGFLLDSTHSWSMSLFAPSIFFYLTGTIVWLAFASSKPQTFKKID; this is encoded by the exons ATGGCGAAATTGTTTACATTTAGACCAGACACCAATTTATCATGTCTTTCACAGCACAAATTTCGCCGTTCCTCGAACAAACGGTTCTTaaaaccatcatcatcaccatgttTACTAAATTCAAGGTCTTTAAAAGTTTCTTGTAGCATCAGGGAGAAAGAAAATATCGCAGAAAACGAGAGAATTTCTCCGATAGTTACCGGGCTAAAAGTTGATGATGAATTAGGGGAGAAACCTGGAATTGGGATTGAAAAATTAGGGCTGGAAAACTTGAGTTGGCCTCCTTGGAAGAATGTTCCTCAAAGATATAAACTCATTGGCACTACCTCACTTGCTTTTGTTATTTGTAACATGGATAAG GTAAACTTGAGTATAGCCATTATCCCAATGTCGCATCAGTTTGGATGGAGTTCATCGGTTGCAGGATTAGTGCAATCATCATTCTTTTGGGGATACGCTTTGAGTCAGTTACCCGGTGGTTGGCTTTCAAAAATATTTGGTGGGAG GATTGTTCTTCAATTTGGCGTTTTGACATGGTCACTTGCCACAGCACTGGTTCCTGTTGTTGCTGGATTTATGCCTGGGCTTGTTTTTTCAAGGATTCTT GTTGGAATTGGAGAGGGAGTATCACCTTCAGCTGCCACAGATTTGATTGCTAG ATTAATTCCATTGGAAGAACGTTCAAGAGCTGTCTCATTTGTATTTGGTGGTTTAAGTGTTGGAAGTGTCTTAGG GCTTCTTTTAGCTCCCCCTTTGATTGAATCTTTTGGATGGGAATCTGTATTCTACATGTTTGGCTTGTTTGGAATTATGTG GTTTTTAGGGTTTCAATTTGTTGCAGAAGACCAACCTTCAATCAACTCTGGATCATTATCAA GGTCTCAGTCAAATCCAAAGCCAAAATCATGGGAAACTTCCATGGAAGAATTTGGTGGCTCCCTAAAC GTACCATGGAAGTCGTTTTTCCAAAGTAAAGCTGTATGGGCGATGATATATGCTCATTTTTGTGGAAGTTGGGGTCATTATTGCTGTTTATCTTGGCTTCCTACTTATTTTAG TGAGGAGTTGGACTTGAATCTTACAGAAGCTGCATGG GTTTCTGTTCTTCCTCCACTAGCTTCAGTTGTTGTTACAAGCTTCGCATCACAGTTTGCAGACAACTTAATCTCTAATGGAGTCGACACAACTGTG GTTCGCAAGATATGTCAAACAATTGCATTTTTATCCCCTGCTGCATGTATGATTTTGTCATCTGTTGACTTAGGGTTGCCTCCATGGGAAGTTGTTACTATTCTTACTGCTGGTTTAGCATTATCAAGTTTTGCTTTATCAG GACTTTATTGTACACATCAAGATATTTCACCTGAATATGCAAGCATACTTTTG GGCATCACCAATACAGTAGGGGCAGTTCCTGGAATTGTAGGTGTTGCTCTCACTGGATTTCTTCTTGATTCAACACATTCATGGAGT ATGTCACTCTTTGCACCTTCAATTTTCTTCTACCTCACGGGTACAATCGTATGGCTAGCATTTGCAAGCAGTAAACCTCAAACATTCAAGAAGATAGATTGA